In Prunus dulcis chromosome 1, ALMONDv2, whole genome shotgun sequence, the following are encoded in one genomic region:
- the LOC117615523 gene encoding uncharacterized protein LOC117615523 — MSTNHHVLRLVLSCRKITAQVTSPSSSSIIAMASSSEQEFVAQYRAKLNRFPRSQTFWDAKVAFRVGEKLGLRLRDIGVTGVEIDVGEELSRPVHHRIRLLPLFDSVKRAGVVVNGADELGIGPPS, encoded by the coding sequence atgTCGACGAACCACCATGTCCTCCGCCTCGTCCTCTCCTGCCGCAAAATCACAGCGCAGGTGACGAGCCCCAGCAGCTCCTCAATCATAGCCATGGCCTCCTCCTCCGAGCAAGAGTTCGTCGCCCAGTACCGCGCCAAGCTCAACCGCTTCCCTCGCTCTCAGACCTTCTGGGACGCCAAGGTCGCCTTTCGCGTCGGCGAGAAGCTCGGCCTCCGCCTCCGGGATATCGGCGTCACCGGCGTAGAGATCGACGTCGGCGAAGAGCTATCGAGGCCCGTCCACCACCGCATTAGGCTATTGCCGCTCTTCGATTCCGTTAAACGAGCCGGCGTCGTCGTCAATGGCGCCGACGAGCTTGGGATCGGTCCACCTAGCTAG
- the LOC117616494 gene encoding uncharacterized protein LOC117616494: MKMSISRLNLFLLFFHLLILQFSPRISAIRKDVGFQGRHICKNTVLGRYLLSDDNGHVCDALSLNPQSRCCPEKGEKFSCHGCNVVSECCDSYEYCVSCCLNPSRIKEEQVMNVKVAKPATAGKYSNVFDFCAGRCRHNSESVVHENAYLSDFHHCFSLPSNSSGANYTFLEARLNGINVLVGRRGQSCDSVCKSKGQSCVPNKLLVLNQCDIMQKYMSCKGTCLASIGPDQPAEVVDDAPEDLNPGACLFTQTQSMLSCYGSHQHTRRLCPCA, encoded by the exons ATGAAAATGTCCATATCCAGATTAAACTTATTCCTGCTATTCTTTCACCTATTAATCCTTCAATTCTCACCAAGAATCTCAGCCATCAg GAAGGATGTTGGATTTCAAGGGAGGCACATTTGCAAAAATACGGTCCTAGGAAGATACTTACTATCTGATGATAATG GCCATGTCTGTGACGCTCTGTCTTTAAATCCACAGTCTCGCTGCTGCCctgaaaaaggagaaaaattcTCTTGTCA TGGTTGCAATGTAGTTTCAGAGTGTTGTGATTCTTATGAATATTGTGTTTCATGCTGTCTAAATCCCTCACGG ATAAAAGAGGAACAAGTAATGAATGTGAAGGTTGCCAAACCAGCTACTGCAG GGAAATATTCAAATGTTTTTGATTTCTGTGCTGGGAGGTGTCGTCATAATTCTGAGAGTGTG GTCCACGAAAATGCTTACCTTAGTGATTTCCATCACTGTTTTTCTCTGCCATCAAATTCGTCAG GTGCAAATTATACATTTTTAGAAGCCAGACTGAATGGCATTAATGTTCTTGTTGGAAG GCGAGGTCAATCATGCGATTCAGTTTGCAAGTCAAAGGGACAATCATGTGTTCCAAATAAGCTTTTGGTACTTAATCAGTGTGACAT TATGCAGAAATATATGAGCTGCAAGGGAACTTGCCTGGCAAGTATTGGTCCAGACCAACCTGCTGAAGTTGTTGATGATGCTCCTGAAGATTTG AATCCTGGAGCATGCTTGTTTACTCAAACACAATCAATGCTTTCTTGTTATGGTTCACATCAGCATACCAGGAGACTGTGCCCTTGTGCATAG